A single region of the Nitrospinota bacterium genome encodes:
- the mpl gene encoding UDP-N-acetylmuramate:L-alanyl-gamma-D-glutamyl-meso-diaminopimelate ligase, translating to MGGLAGLFAQSGRRVTGSDGPLYPPISDLLGDLKIPVSEGYRPENLSPLPDLVVVGNVVSRENPEALSAVEIGLPLASMPEALAHYFIGESHAVVVAGTHGKTFTTSLLAWMLQTAGLDPGFLIGGIPKNFGVNFAGGGGELFVVEGDEYDTAFFDKGPKFLHYRPRTLILTSIEFDHADIYPDVGAIEENFRRLVDLVPSSGLVVACADDQRVAALVEAATCRVDTYGLGRSALWRAEEVRAAGEATSFRVVCGDEAFRPYWWGALGRHNVQNALAAIAVAHEVGLSYDQVSAALNSFEGVRRRMEPLGEPSGVLVVEDFAHHPTAVRSTVAALRERYPARRLWAVFEPRTNTSRRRVFQEAYAGSFEGADRVVVAAVHRAEAVPAEERFDPERLARDLSALGISSRHIPEVEDIVETIAAEAQEEDVVLIMSNGAFGGIYGKLLAALERRERR from the coding sequence ATGGGGGGTCTGGCCGGGCTTTTCGCGCAGTCGGGCCGGCGGGTAACCGGCAGCGACGGGCCCCTATACCCGCCTATCAGCGATCTCCTCGGCGACCTTAAGATTCCCGTATCCGAGGGCTATCGTCCCGAGAACCTCTCGCCCCTGCCCGACCTCGTTGTGGTCGGCAACGTCGTTAGCCGCGAGAACCCAGAGGCCCTTTCAGCCGTGGAGATCGGGCTACCCTTGGCCTCCATGCCCGAGGCCCTCGCACACTATTTTATTGGCGAGAGCCACGCGGTGGTTGTGGCAGGCACCCACGGAAAAACCTTTACGACGAGCCTTCTGGCCTGGATGCTCCAGACTGCGGGCCTCGATCCAGGATTCCTCATCGGAGGAATCCCGAAAAACTTCGGCGTTAACTTCGCCGGAGGGGGCGGGGAGCTCTTCGTGGTCGAGGGTGACGAGTACGACACGGCATTCTTCGACAAGGGCCCGAAATTCCTCCACTACCGGCCCCGCACCCTCATTCTAACCTCAATTGAGTTCGACCACGCAGACATCTACCCCGACGTGGGGGCCATAGAGGAAAATTTCCGCCGTCTTGTCGACCTCGTCCCAAGCTCCGGCCTGGTCGTGGCCTGCGCCGACGACCAACGTGTGGCCGCGCTGGTGGAGGCAGCCACGTGCCGTGTCGATACCTATGGCCTGGGGCGGTCGGCCCTCTGGCGGGCTGAGGAGGTCCGGGCGGCCGGGGAGGCCACAAGCTTTCGGGTCGTCTGCGGCGACGAGGCCTTCAGGCCCTACTGGTGGGGCGCCCTGGGACGCCACAACGTGCAGAACGCGCTCGCCGCCATCGCCGTGGCTCACGAGGTTGGGCTCAGCTACGACCAGGTGAGCGCGGCCCTCAACAGCTTCGAGGGGGTCCGCCGCCGCATGGAGCCTTTGGGCGAGCCGTCAGGAGTGCTCGTCGTGGAGGACTTCGCCCACCACCCCACGGCGGTCCGCTCCACCGTGGCGGCTCTCAGGGAGCGTTACCCCGCTCGCCGGCTCTGGGCGGTGTTCGAGCCACGAACCAACACCTCCCGCCGGCGGGTCTTTCAGGAAGCCTACGCCGGGAGCTTCGAGGGAGCTGACCGGGTGGTCGTGGCCGCCGTCCACCGGGCCGAGGCGGTCCCGGCAGAGGAGCGCTTCGACCCGGAGCGTCTGGCCCGCGATCTTTCGGCCCTGGGTATTTCGTCCCGCCACATCCCGGAGGTCGAGGATATCGTGGAGACCATCGCCGCCGAGGCACAGGAAGAAGATGTGGTCCTCATCATGTCCAACGGCGCCTTCGGCGGCATTTACGGCAAGCTCCTGGCCGCGCTGGAGCGACGGGAGAGGAGATAA
- a CDS encoding zf-HC2 domain-containing protein — protein sequence MSCQETHERLPEWLAGQLASAEAATLEHHVEICGDCLAEADLLQATRAAFSSAALGERVEPDWAAMRQHVLRTARLRKADPGLLGRAGAWLAQALTPLRLKPALATGALLVAVCALSFSLTVGPYFYEPQNPSTLATLTVDEIEALSEALSISSDGDLLGAEPLDHETMREIAKMSSEELDRILKTL from the coding sequence ATGAGCTGCCAGGAAACCCATGAACGGTTGCCAGAGTGGCTCGCCGGGCAGTTGGCCTCGGCCGAAGCCGCCACCCTTGAACACCATGTAGAGATCTGCGGAGATTGCCTAGCAGAGGCAGACCTGCTCCAGGCCACACGGGCGGCTTTCAGCTCCGCAGCCCTTGGAGAGAGGGTCGAGCCCGACTGGGCCGCCATGCGCCAGCACGTCTTGAGGACCGCCCGACTTAGGAAGGCAGACCCCGGCCTCCTGGGCAGGGCCGGGGCGTGGCTCGCCCAGGCCTTGACGCCGCTACGTCTCAAGCCGGCGCTGGCTACGGGGGCGCTTTTGGTGGCCGTCTGCGCCCTGAGCTTCTCTCTAACCGTGGGCCCATATTTCTATGAACCTCAAAATCCCAGCACCCTGGCGACCCTGACTGTCGATGAGATCGAGGCCCTCTCTGAGGCCCTCTCAATTTCGAGCGATGGGGACCTGCTAGGGGCTGAGCCCCTTGACCATGAGACGATGCGGGAGATCGCAAAGATGTCGTCCGAAGAGCTGGATCGAATTCTCAAGACGCTATGA